One Deinococcus humi genomic region harbors:
- a CDS encoding APH(3') family aminoglycoside O-phosphotransferase gives MPADAHETLILPPPLRRVLPAARWERVTRGESGAGVWRSQRFVVKVQGRGNLQFPSSLQQERERLRYFTGRVPVPRVVAYEVEGGLEYLAMTRVPGLDAAHPDVLFHPDRLVSLLARALRELHALPLRECPFNMSLPVALARARERVAAGVVDESDFDDERQGRTAVSVFNELARTRPAQEDLVVAHGDACLPNFIVNGEFIDGLIDVGRAGIADRHADLALTHRSLGRNLNPEYAEQFLDLYGRDVVDPQKLAYYRLLDELF, from the coding sequence GTGCCCGCCGATGCTCACGAAACCTTGATCCTGCCACCCCCGCTGCGCCGGGTGCTGCCGGCCGCCCGCTGGGAGCGCGTCACGAGGGGCGAAAGTGGGGCTGGCGTATGGAGATCGCAGCGCTTCGTGGTCAAGGTACAGGGGCGCGGCAACCTGCAGTTTCCCAGCAGTCTGCAACAGGAACGCGAACGCCTGCGCTATTTCACCGGACGCGTTCCCGTGCCGCGCGTGGTGGCCTACGAGGTAGAGGGGGGGCTCGAGTACCTCGCCATGACCCGCGTGCCCGGCCTGGACGCCGCACACCCCGACGTGCTGTTTCACCCCGACCGGCTGGTGAGCCTGCTGGCCCGCGCCCTGCGCGAGTTGCATGCGCTACCGCTGCGCGAATGCCCCTTCAACATGTCGCTCCCCGTGGCCCTGGCCCGCGCCCGCGAGCGGGTGGCGGCGGGCGTGGTGGACGAGTCGGATTTCGACGATGAGCGTCAGGGCCGCACGGCAGTCAGTGTGTTCAATGAGCTGGCCCGCACCCGCCCCGCACAGGAGGATCTGGTGGTGGCGCACGGCGACGCCTGCCTGCCCAACTTCATCGTGAACGGCGAATTCATCGACGGCCTGATCGACGTGGGCCGCGCCGGAATCGCGGACAGACACGCCGACTTGGCCCTGACCCACCGCAGCCTGGGCCGCAACCTGAATCCCGAGTACGCTGAGCAGTTCCTCGACCTGTACGGGCGCGACGTCGTCGATCCGCAGAAGCTGGCGTATTACCGTCTGCTGGACGAACTGTTCTAG
- a CDS encoding saccharopine dehydrogenase family protein has product MSKVIIIGAGGVANVVAKKCAQNDTVFTEVLIATRTVRKADAIVAEIHEHLPNSKTKFSTATVDADNVPELVKVIRDFGPEMVINVALPYQDLTIMDACLETGVHYLDTANYEPKDVAKFEYSWQWAYRERFEQAGLMALLGCGFDPGATQVFTAHHAKHHFQEIHYLDIIDCNNGNHGKAFATNFNPEINIREITANGRYWEDGQWIETSPLEISQDIYYPKVATRKSFVLYHEELESLVINFPTIKRARFWMTFGEAYIKHLNVLEGIGMTSIEPIDFKGQQIAPIEFLKAVLPAPESLAANYTGQTCIGVQAKGIGKDGEERVHFVYNVTDHAQTYREVQAQGVSYTTGVPAMIGAMLMLQGVWKKAGVYNVEEFDPDPFIDAMNKWGLPVDELAGIELVK; this is encoded by the coding sequence ATGAGCAAGGTCATCATCATCGGAGCGGGCGGCGTGGCGAACGTCGTCGCCAAGAAGTGCGCGCAGAACGACACCGTTTTCACGGAGGTGCTGATCGCCACCCGCACGGTCCGCAAGGCCGACGCTATCGTGGCTGAGATTCACGAGCACCTGCCGAACAGCAAGACGAAGTTCAGCACGGCCACCGTGGACGCTGACAATGTGCCGGAACTGGTGAAGGTCATCCGCGATTTTGGCCCGGAGATGGTCATCAACGTGGCGCTGCCGTACCAGGACCTGACCATCATGGACGCCTGCCTGGAGACCGGCGTGCATTACCTGGACACCGCCAACTACGAGCCCAAGGATGTGGCGAAGTTCGAGTATTCGTGGCAATGGGCCTACCGCGAGCGCTTCGAGCAGGCGGGCCTGATGGCGCTGCTGGGCTGCGGCTTCGATCCCGGCGCGACGCAGGTGTTCACGGCGCACCACGCCAAGCACCACTTCCAAGAAATCCACTACCTGGACATCATCGACTGCAACAACGGCAACCACGGCAAGGCCTTCGCCACCAACTTCAACCCGGAAATCAACATCCGCGAGATCACGGCCAACGGGCGCTACTGGGAAGACGGGCAGTGGATCGAAACCAGCCCGCTGGAGATCAGTCAGGACATCTACTACCCCAAGGTCGCCACCCGCAAGAGCTTCGTGCTGTACCACGAAGAACTCGAATCCCTGGTGATCAACTTCCCCACCATCAAGCGCGCCCGCTTCTGGATGACCTTTGGCGAGGCGTACATCAAGCACCTGAACGTCCTGGAAGGCATCGGCATGACGTCCATCGAGCCGATTGACTTCAAGGGCCAGCAGATCGCCCCCATCGAGTTCCTGAAGGCCGTGCTGCCCGCCCCCGAATCGCTGGCCGCCAACTACACCGGGCAGACCTGCATCGGCGTGCAGGCCAAGGGGATCGGCAAGGACGGCGAGGAGCGGGTGCACTTCGTCTACAACGTTACCGATCATGCCCAGACGTACCGGGAGGTGCAGGCGCAGGGCGTGAGCTACACCACCGGCGTCCCGGCCATGATCGGCGCGATGCTGATGTTGCAGGGCGTGTGGAAGAAGGCGGGCGTGTACAACGTCGAGGAATTCGATCCCGATCCGTTTATCGACGCGATGAACAAGTGGGGCCTGCCCGTGGATGAACTGGCCGGCATCGAACTGGTGAAGTAG
- a CDS encoding CDP-alcohol phosphatidyltransferase family protein, with protein sequence MDPLARLDVNPAHVVLFHTVLGVYAAWLIRRGGPWWRSRLTPALLLQVKTVLDNLDGQLARATGRTTETGRYLDTEMDLVVDLSLNVALAGWAGIPLTVLQSLILTTDFLWERDHRTARGEVFRDTAAQSNDHPQVLATLKAVYAAYFSPQEQLLGGWFETRLGASTGDAPTPEERRAYTPLPITAVAANLGLTTQLAFLGLCLLANQPRLYTRSLPVQALVLTGVQLWREGQVRRGKT encoded by the coding sequence GTGGACCCGCTGGCCCGCCTTGACGTGAATCCGGCCCATGTGGTGCTGTTCCACACGGTTCTGGGCGTCTACGCAGCCTGGCTGATCCGGCGCGGCGGTCCATGGTGGCGGTCCCGGCTGACGCCCGCGCTGCTGTTGCAGGTCAAGACCGTGCTGGACAATCTGGACGGCCAGCTGGCCCGCGCCACCGGACGGACCACCGAGACGGGCCGCTATCTGGACACCGAGATGGACCTGGTGGTCGATCTGTCGCTGAACGTGGCCCTGGCCGGCTGGGCCGGAATCCCCCTGACGGTGCTTCAGAGCCTGATCCTGACCACCGATTTTCTGTGGGAACGGGACCACCGAACGGCACGGGGCGAGGTGTTCCGGGACACGGCGGCGCAGTCGAATGACCATCCGCAGGTACTGGCGACCCTGAAGGCGGTGTATGCCGCCTACTTCTCGCCCCAGGAACAGCTGCTGGGCGGCTGGTTCGAGACCCGACTCGGCGCCAGCACAGGGGACGCGCCGACCCCTGAAGAACGCCGCGCATACACGCCGCTGCCCATCACGGCTGTGGCGGCCAATCTGGGCCTGACCACACAACTGGCCTTTCTGGGCCTGTGCCTGCTGGCAAATCAGCCCCGCCTGTACACCCGCTCGCTGCCCGTGCAGGCGCTGGTGTTGACGGGCGTTCAACTGTGGCGGGAAGGCCAAGTGCGCCGGGGGAAGACCTGA
- a CDS encoding YqhA family protein, producing the protein MTTRQKEPRAATRNTRQQRSQRHADWFSAAIGRTRFVVLIAVVAVLLVSFSLFLQGTVLALSTLYGSWQDTFTNGIQSQRGSLAVEFLEIVSTMLKAVVFYLIGVGLYSLFISPLNLTSALGVESLADLEQKIISVIVVILGVTFLEHFVRWEKPEETLYFAGAFALAGGALVFFQRVHHGQGSDLQQPEAKLRARRELFEHDDEQRHIEEEDVKRAEEVTGAKAEGKIEPDAGAES; encoded by the coding sequence GTGACCACCCGACAAAAAGAGCCGCGCGCGGCCACACGCAACACCAGACAGCAGCGCTCCCAGCGTCACGCCGACTGGTTTTCCGCCGCCATCGGACGCACGCGCTTCGTGGTGTTGATCGCCGTTGTAGCGGTGTTGCTGGTCTCGTTCAGCCTCTTTCTGCAGGGGACCGTCCTGGCGCTCTCCACGCTGTACGGCTCGTGGCAGGACACCTTTACCAACGGCATCCAGAGCCAGCGCGGCAGCCTAGCGGTGGAATTCCTGGAGATCGTGTCGACCATGCTCAAGGCAGTGGTGTTCTACCTGATCGGAGTGGGGCTGTACTCGCTGTTCATCTCACCGCTGAACCTGACCAGTGCGCTGGGGGTCGAAAGCCTGGCAGATCTGGAACAGAAGATCATCTCGGTGATCGTGGTGATTCTGGGCGTTACCTTTCTGGAACATTTCGTGCGCTGGGAAAAGCCGGAAGAAACGCTGTACTTCGCCGGGGCCTTCGCGCTGGCGGGCGGGGCGCTGGTCTTCTTCCAGCGGGTACATCACGGTCAGGGAAGTGATCTGCAACAACCCGAGGCGAAATTGCGTGCCCGCCGCGAACTCTTCGAGCACGACGACGAGCAGCGCCACATTGAGGAAGAGGACGTCAAGCGCGCCGAGGAAGTGACCGGGGCCAAGGCAGAGGGCAAGATCGAGCCGGATGCCGGAGCGGAGAGCTGA
- a CDS encoding vWA domain-containing protein: MTGSIPAELSAQITAFVARLRTRHGFLVGAGEASDALRAAAVVDVLSKRQLRDALRAVLIARPEQARIFDHEFNTFFRAEDRPTPPELPPLLPETDAPGTEQETETAPSKPQEGEEQAPASTPPGPGEEPELTTVQAQPQGEAKEDPDDLGDDFQTLQTRLSPNAGVGGEVRSENGELRELLRAAAALIRAVELGRSRRLKSLARGPKLDARRTLRAAARTAGDPALLRWLGRPRRAPHFLLVLDGSRSMGRDATLLLRFAQALSLRTRRVEVYVFSTGLRRLTPYLRQAHPGQALALPDLGEAWGGGTRIGENLLQLARQERERVTRDTVVIILSDGLDTGEPAVLERALRDLKARAGRMVWLSPLAALPGYQPVQRAIQAALPHLDALLPAGGLEDLHHLGRRLKQRN; the protein is encoded by the coding sequence GTGACGGGCAGCATCCCGGCCGAACTCTCAGCGCAGATCACCGCTTTCGTGGCGCGACTGCGAACCCGCCACGGCTTTCTGGTGGGAGCGGGCGAGGCGAGTGACGCGCTGCGGGCCGCCGCGGTGGTGGACGTGCTCAGCAAGAGGCAACTCCGCGACGCCCTGCGCGCCGTGCTGATCGCCCGCCCGGAACAGGCACGCATCTTCGACCACGAGTTCAACACCTTCTTCCGCGCCGAGGACCGTCCAACCCCGCCCGAGCTGCCGCCCCTGCTGCCCGAAACCGACGCCCCTGGTACGGAACAGGAAACCGAAACCGCGCCCAGCAAGCCGCAGGAGGGTGAGGAACAGGCTCCGGCCTCGACTCCACCCGGACCCGGTGAGGAACCGGAACTCACGACGGTGCAGGCCCAGCCCCAGGGTGAGGCGAAAGAGGACCCGGATGACCTAGGGGACGACTTTCAAACCCTGCAGACGCGCCTGAGCCCGAACGCGGGGGTGGGGGGCGAGGTCCGCTCTGAGAACGGCGAGCTGCGCGAGCTGCTGCGGGCCGCTGCCGCACTGATCCGGGCGGTGGAGCTGGGACGGTCTAGACGCCTGAAGTCGCTGGCGCGGGGGCCGAAGCTGGACGCCCGCCGCACCCTGCGGGCCGCCGCCCGCACCGCAGGCGATCCGGCGCTGCTGCGCTGGCTGGGCCGCCCGCGCCGCGCGCCGCATTTTCTGCTGGTGCTGGATGGCAGCCGCAGCATGGGCCGCGACGCCACCTTGCTGCTGCGTTTCGCCCAGGCCCTGTCGCTGCGAACGCGCCGGGTGGAGGTCTACGTCTTCTCTACCGGACTGCGCCGCCTGACCCCGTATCTGCGTCAGGCCCATCCCGGTCAGGCGCTGGCCCTCCCGGATCTTGGAGAGGCCTGGGGTGGCGGCACCCGTATCGGCGAGAATCTCCTACAACTGGCCCGTCAGGAGCGTGAACGGGTGACCCGCGACACGGTGGTGATCATTCTAAGCGACGGCCTGGACACCGGTGAGCCTGCGGTGCTCGAACGCGCGCTGCGTGACCTGAAGGCACGGGCAGGCCGCATGGTGTGGCTCTCCCCGCTGGCCGCGCTGCCGGGGTATCAGCCGGTGCAGCGGGCCATCCAGGCAGCCCTCCCGCACCTGGACGCTCTGCTGCCCGCCGGGGGATTGGAAGACCTGCACCACCTGGGCCGCCGCCTGAAACAGCGAAACTAA
- a CDS encoding DUF3105 domain-containing protein, protein MKRALLPLLLLTLTACNKSNDLEGLQTFTYAGGDHRSGSLVYAENPPAGGAHNPLWQNCGVYDQPLYKEYAVHSLEHGAVWITYRPDLDAAGVAQLKTLVEGRPYTLLSPYEGMDTPVAASAWGAQIKVENPDDARLKAFLDKYEQGPTAPERGAACTGGYSGVR, encoded by the coding sequence ATGAAGCGCGCCCTCCTTCCCCTCCTTCTGCTGACCCTGACTGCCTGCAACAAGAGCAACGATCTTGAGGGCCTCCAGACCTTTACCTACGCGGGCGGGGATCACCGCAGCGGCTCGCTGGTCTACGCCGAGAACCCGCCGGCCGGTGGAGCGCACAACCCGCTGTGGCAGAACTGCGGCGTCTACGATCAGCCCCTGTACAAGGAGTACGCCGTTCACAGCCTGGAACACGGCGCGGTCTGGATCACCTATCGCCCGGATCTGGATGCGGCGGGGGTGGCGCAGCTCAAAACGTTGGTGGAGGGCCGCCCCTACACGCTGCTCAGTCCCTACGAGGGGATGGATACCCCGGTTGCTGCAAGTGCCTGGGGCGCGCAGATCAAGGTGGAGAATCCGGACGACGCCCGCCTGAAGGCCTTTCTGGACAAGTACGAGCAGGGGCCCACCGCTCCCGAACGCGGCGCGGCGTGCACGGGCGGCTACAGCGGCGTCCGGTAG
- a CDS encoding FecCD family ABC transporter permease translates to MNSDPPQEAPLPERLRSTGPVSVPISRPRQVWPRTLLLLALLLSAIVLGTGLGSVNIPPGEVLGALWRGLASQFNGAELVSNDVIVWQIRLPRVMMGVLVGASLSVCGGAFQGVFRNPLADPYLLGVASGSALGATLAIVLEWPRALIPVSALVVALLAVAATLSLAREGRRFPPTRLILAGVVVGSVLSAGTTALILRGEDRARQVLAYTLGDLGFSGWRDVLTVLPYAALGCGALLLLARALDTLQLGDLTARSLGVPVERLRLIVVIAASVATAGAVAYVGVIGFVGLIVPHMVRLAFGASHRVLLPLSALLGGALLVYADLLARTSPLSQVGIVTTLLGGPFFLWLLRREKEL, encoded by the coding sequence ATGAACAGCGATCCGCCGCAGGAAGCGCCGCTCCCGGAGAGGCTGCGGTCCACCGGCCCAGTATCGGTCCCGATTTCCAGACCGCGCCAGGTCTGGCCGCGCACCCTGCTGCTGTTGGCACTGCTTCTCTCGGCCATCGTGCTGGGGACCGGATTGGGCAGCGTAAATATCCCGCCGGGCGAGGTCCTGGGGGCGCTGTGGCGCGGCCTTGCCAGCCAGTTCAATGGGGCGGAACTGGTCAGCAACGACGTGATCGTGTGGCAGATCCGCTTGCCGCGCGTGATGATGGGCGTGCTGGTGGGGGCCAGCCTGTCGGTGTGCGGGGGCGCGTTCCAGGGCGTGTTCCGCAACCCGCTGGCCGACCCGTACCTGCTGGGCGTGGCGAGCGGCTCGGCGCTGGGGGCAACCCTGGCCATCGTGCTGGAGTGGCCGCGCGCCCTGATTCCAGTGTCGGCGCTCGTTGTGGCGCTGCTTGCCGTGGCCGCCACGCTCTCGCTGGCGCGTGAGGGCCGCCGCTTTCCGCCCACCCGTTTGATCCTGGCCGGGGTGGTGGTGGGCAGCGTCCTGAGTGCGGGCACCACTGCCCTGATCCTGCGCGGTGAGGACCGCGCCCGGCAGGTGCTGGCCTACACCCTGGGAGATCTGGGCTTCAGCGGCTGGCGTGACGTGCTGACCGTGTTGCCCTACGCGGCGCTGGGCTGCGGCGCGTTGCTGCTGCTGGCCCGCGCGCTGGACACCCTGCAACTGGGCGACCTGACCGCCCGCTCGCTGGGCGTGCCAGTGGAGCGCCTGCGCCTTATTGTGGTGATCGCTGCCAGCGTTGCCACGGCGGGGGCTGTGGCGTACGTGGGCGTGATCGGTTTCGTGGGCCTGATCGTGCCGCACATGGTCCGGCTGGCCTTCGGCGCGAGCCACCGCGTCCTGCTGCCGCTCTCGGCGCTGCTGGGCGGCGCGCTGCTGGTCTACGCCGATCTGCTGGCGCGCACCTCGCCGCTGTCGCAGGTGGGGATCGTTACCACGCTGCTGGGCGGTCCCTTCTTCCTGTGGCTGCTCCGCCGTGAGAAGGAACTATGA
- a CDS encoding AAA family ATPase: MTSAADLTDPAALQTAFRAQGYVAGEALATALRLVPALQKPLLLEGPAGVGKTEAAKTLASALGTRLIRLQCYEGLDAQAALYEWNYARQLLYLRSAEISGGRVDDAELYGERFLMARPLLQAIQQDVAPVLLIDEIDRADDAFEAFLLELLAEWQITVPELGTITARTRPHTILTSNRSRELSDALRRRCLYHWVEYPTARQELEIVQARLPGIDAVLARQVTDAVHALRQLPLGKPPGVAETLDWAAALLTLHRDHLDAASIEATLGAVLKLREDQLLAAPTLRGVAGRAEAG; encoded by the coding sequence GTGACGTCCGCCGCCGATCTGACGGACCCCGCCGCCCTTCAGACCGCCTTCCGGGCGCAGGGCTACGTGGCCGGGGAAGCGCTAGCCACGGCGCTGCGCCTTGTTCCGGCGCTGCAAAAGCCGCTGCTGCTCGAAGGCCCGGCAGGCGTGGGCAAGACTGAGGCGGCCAAGACGCTGGCTTCGGCCCTGGGGACCCGCCTGATCCGCCTGCAGTGCTACGAGGGGCTGGACGCACAGGCCGCGCTGTACGAGTGGAACTATGCCCGCCAGTTGCTGTACCTGCGCTCAGCAGAGATCAGTGGGGGCCGGGTGGACGACGCCGAACTGTACGGCGAACGGTTTTTAATGGCCCGCCCGCTCCTGCAGGCCATTCAGCAGGACGTGGCCCCGGTGCTGCTGATCGACGAGATTGACCGCGCCGACGACGCCTTCGAGGCCTTCTTGCTGGAACTGCTGGCCGAGTGGCAGATCACGGTGCCGGAACTGGGGACCATCACGGCCCGCACGCGTCCGCACACGATCCTGACCAGCAACCGCTCACGCGAGCTGAGCGACGCGCTGCGCCGCCGCTGCCTGTACCACTGGGTGGAATACCCCACCGCGCGGCAGGAACTGGAGATCGTGCAGGCGCGGCTGCCCGGCATCGACGCAGTGCTGGCCCGGCAGGTCACCGACGCCGTTCACGCCCTGCGTCAACTGCCACTGGGCAAACCGCCGGGCGTGGCCGAGACGCTGGACTGGGCGGCGGCGCTGCTCACCCTGCACCGGGACCATCTGGACGCCGCCAGCATCGAGGCCACGCTGGGGGCGGTGCTGAAGCTGCGCGAGGACCAGTTGCTGGCCGCGCCGACGCTGCGGGGGGTGGCGGGCCGGGCGGAAGCGGGGTGA
- a CDS encoding ABC transporter substrate-binding protein gives MKAFLTLSLALASLAGATTYPLTLTDDLNRKVTLKAEPQRIVSMLPSDSETLCAIGACDKLVGVDDYSDYPQKVTTLPKMGGLYDPKIEAIVAQKPDLVLVSKYGKIVEPLTQAGITVIVVNPETYEEVFSKTLVLGKIVNREAQARTLVTGMRRDIARIEILTKNAVRKPTAYFEVDPTPYSIGPNSFMGVLLTKAGARNIIPASMGDFPKVDPEFIVGANPQIILGVDAKTAAARPGWSSMTALKSGKVMALPKGLDTIFSRPGPRMPQALAQLARIIHPELFK, from the coding sequence ATGAAAGCATTCCTGACCCTCTCTTTGGCGCTTGCCAGTCTGGCCGGGGCCACCACTTACCCGCTGACCCTCACCGACGACCTGAACCGCAAGGTGACCCTCAAGGCCGAGCCACAGCGCATCGTGAGCATGCTGCCCAGCGACAGTGAGACGCTGTGCGCGATTGGTGCGTGCGACAAGCTGGTGGGTGTCGACGATTACAGCGACTACCCACAGAAAGTGACCACCCTGCCGAAAATGGGCGGTCTGTACGACCCCAAGATCGAGGCCATTGTGGCGCAGAAACCTGATCTGGTGCTGGTCAGCAAGTACGGCAAGATCGTGGAACCGCTGACCCAGGCTGGCATCACCGTGATCGTGGTGAACCCTGAAACCTACGAGGAAGTCTTTTCCAAGACGCTGGTGCTGGGCAAGATCGTCAACCGCGAGGCGCAGGCCAGGACTCTGGTGACGGGGATGCGCCGCGACATCGCCAGAATCGAGATTCTGACCAAGAATGCCGTCAGGAAGCCCACCGCCTACTTCGAGGTGGACCCCACGCCCTACAGCATCGGCCCCAATTCCTTCATGGGTGTGCTGTTGACCAAGGCGGGCGCGCGCAACATCATTCCCGCCAGCATGGGCGACTTTCCCAAGGTGGACCCGGAATTCATCGTGGGGGCCAACCCGCAGATCATTCTGGGCGTGGACGCCAAGACGGCGGCGGCCCGCCCCGGCTGGAGCAGCATGACGGCCCTCAAGTCCGGCAAGGTTATGGCGCTGCCCAAGGGGCTGGACACCATCTTTTCCCGTCCTGGCCCACGCATGCCGCAGGCCCTGGCGCAGCTGGCCAGGATCATCCACCCGGAACTGTTCAAGTAG
- a CDS encoding metal ABC transporter substrate-binding protein — MISSPRILLMACLFAVGDVAQAAQSGEKKTVLTTFTILADMAQNVAGDRLNVVSITKPGAEIHGYQFTPSDLVNARGASLILNNGLGLELWFEKFTRQLGKVPSVTLTDGIKPVSIRSDAYKGKANPHAWMSPKNALVYVENIRKAFVKLDPAGAKIFNANARQYSDQIRALDAKLSKQLASLPRNQRALVTCEGAFSYLTRDYGLSEHYLWPVNAEEGQGTPRQIKAVIDVVRAEKIPAVFCESTVPTRGMEQVAKEAGAKFGGVLYVDSLTDARGPVPTYLTLLQKDTDTILKGLGGQK; from the coding sequence ATGATCTCCTCTCCTAGAATCCTGTTGATGGCTTGTCTGTTTGCAGTTGGAGATGTTGCTCAGGCAGCCCAGAGCGGCGAGAAGAAAACCGTTCTGACCACCTTTACCATCCTGGCCGACATGGCGCAAAACGTGGCGGGCGACCGTCTGAACGTTGTTTCCATCACCAAGCCCGGCGCGGAAATCCACGGCTACCAGTTCACTCCAAGCGATCTGGTGAACGCGCGCGGGGCCAGCCTGATCCTGAACAATGGGCTGGGCCTGGAACTGTGGTTCGAGAAATTCACCCGTCAGCTCGGCAAGGTGCCCAGCGTGACCCTGACCGACGGCATCAAGCCAGTCAGCATCCGTTCGGATGCCTACAAGGGCAAGGCCAACCCACACGCGTGGATGTCGCCGAAAAACGCCCTGGTCTACGTGGAAAATATCCGCAAGGCGTTCGTGAAGCTCGATCCTGCCGGCGCCAAGATCTTCAACGCCAACGCCAGGCAATACAGCGATCAGATTCGCGCTCTAGATGCCAAGCTCAGCAAGCAGCTGGCCAGCCTGCCCAGGAATCAGCGGGCGCTGGTGACCTGCGAGGGGGCCTTTTCCTACCTGACGCGCGACTATGGCCTGTCCGAGCATTACCTGTGGCCCGTCAACGCCGAGGAGGGCCAGGGCACACCCAGGCAGATCAAGGCCGTCATCGACGTGGTGCGCGCCGAGAAAATTCCCGCCGTGTTCTGCGAGAGCACCGTGCCGACGCGCGGCATGGAGCAGGTGGCGAAGGAGGCCGGGGCCAAATTTGGCGGCGTGCTGTACGTGGACTCACTGACCGACGCCAGGGGACCGGTTCCGACCTACCTGACCCTGCTGCAGAAGGACACCGACACCATCCTGAAGGGACTGGGAGGCCAGAAATGA
- a CDS encoding MBL fold metallo-hydrolase RNA specificity domain-containing protein — protein MRLQSFGAACTVTGSMHLLTLDGGRRLLIDCGLFQGGEALEARNHEPYGFDPADLDAVILTHAHLDHVGRLPLLVNRGYRGPVYCTPPTAALAETVLLDSARLQVEGYRQELRRARRQAREHEVLPPLYDEEDVHRTLALLRPVLAFGQRSEVAGLRVTPGRAGHILGSAYLLLECSDGRLIMSGDLGNRESGLQPDFTAPPQADAVVLETTYANRRHRAWPETLAEFRDALRQSVRANGKILIPSFAIERSQTILHTLKNLMDSGEVPRIPVFLDSPMAARATRAYFEFGGELIPEVRDALHSGGDPFAPSTLHEVLTGDESQRLNRYDGPAIILAGNGMMTGGRIQHHLRHHLWKPGTSLIIVSYQSPLSLGGQIVAGAETVEIMGEDIAVRAQIHTIGGFSAHADQDDLLAFLETTGSPHVWLVHGEVPVMDAFVPELASRGLKGDIVPDRQEVNLLGGGFGRGARPGLALEVPHAGVREEAGE, from the coding sequence ATGCGACTCCAGAGTTTCGGCGCGGCCTGTACGGTGACGGGCAGCATGCACCTGCTGACGCTGGACGGTGGGCGGCGCCTGCTGATCGACTGCGGGCTGTTCCAGGGCGGCGAGGCGCTGGAAGCCCGCAACCATGAACCGTATGGTTTTGACCCGGCGGATCTGGACGCAGTGATCCTGACCCACGCCCATCTGGACCACGTGGGCCGCCTGCCCCTGCTGGTGAACCGGGGCTACCGGGGACCGGTGTACTGCACGCCGCCCACCGCCGCGCTGGCCGAGACCGTGCTGCTGGACTCGGCCCGCCTGCAGGTGGAGGGGTACCGCCAGGAACTGCGCCGCGCCCGCCGTCAGGCCCGCGAACACGAGGTGCTGCCTCCCCTGTACGACGAGGAGGACGTTCACCGCACCCTGGCCCTGCTGCGCCCGGTGCTGGCCTTCGGGCAGAGATCAGAAGTGGCGGGCCTGCGCGTGACCCCCGGGCGGGCCGGGCACATTCTGGGGAGCGCCTACCTTCTGCTGGAGTGCAGTGACGGACGCCTGATCATGAGCGGCGATCTGGGCAACCGCGAGAGTGGGCTGCAACCCGACTTCACGGCCCCGCCGCAGGCCGACGCGGTGGTTCTCGAGACCACCTACGCCAACCGCCGTCACCGCGCCTGGCCCGAGACGCTGGCCGAGTTTCGCGACGCTCTGCGCCAGAGCGTGCGGGCCAACGGCAAGATTCTGATTCCCAGCTTCGCCATCGAGCGCTCGCAGACCATCCTCCATACCCTCAAGAACCTGATGGATTCAGGGGAAGTGCCGCGCATTCCGGTGTTTCTGGACTCCCCGATGGCGGCCCGCGCCACCCGCGCGTATTTCGAGTTCGGCGGCGAACTGATCCCCGAAGTGCGGGACGCCCTGCACTCCGGCGGGGATCCCTTCGCCCCCAGCACGCTGCACGAGGTCCTGACCGGCGACGAGTCGCAGCGTCTGAACAGGTACGACGGGCCAGCGATCATTCTGGCGGGGAACGGCATGATGACCGGCGGACGCATCCAGCATCACCTGCGCCACCACCTGTGGAAGCCCGGGACCAGCCTGATCATCGTGTCCTATCAGTCGCCGCTGAGCTTGGGCGGGCAGATCGTCGCCGGAGCGGAGACCGTGGAAATCATGGGCGAGGACATCGCTGTGCGGGCGCAGATTCACACCATCGGCGGCTTCTCGGCCCACGCCGATCAGGACGATCTGCTGGCCTTTCTGGAAACCACCGGAAGCCCCCACGTCTGGCTGGTTCACGGTGAGGTACCAGTAATGGACGCCTTCGTCCCTGAACTCGCCTCCCGTGGCCTGAAGGGTGACATCGTGCCGGACCGGCAGGAGGTGAACCTGCTGGGCGGCGGCTTCGGCAGGGGGGCACGTCCGGGCCTGGCCTTGGAAGTGCCCCACGCCGGGGTGCGGGAAGAGGCCGGCGAGTAA